A genomic segment from Parus major isolate Abel chromosome 21, Parus_major1.1, whole genome shotgun sequence encodes:
- the NPPA gene encoding natriuretic peptides A has protein sequence MDTKGSFFYGFLLLLLIQLQPSRANPIYSLSPAKELASMEALLERLEDKFAMIEALESNPDLQEPKTQEEILSELTDDSDNQKAEARIAPNTPLSYRNPFLKRLRGLQMPRMMRDSGCFGRRIDRIGSLSGMGCNGSRRN, from the exons ATGGACACTAAAGGCTCATTTTTCTATGGcttcctcttgctgctgctcatccagctccagcccagcagagccaacCCTATCTacagcctcagccctgccaaAGAACTGGCCAGCATGGAG gctctgctggaaaGACTGGAGGATAAGTTTGCAATGATTGAAGCCCTGGAGTCCAACCCTGACCTGCAAGAGCCCAAAACCCAGGAGGAGATCCTGTCAGAACTCACTGATGACAGTGACAACCAGAAGGCTGAAGCCAGGATCGCACCCAACACCCCTCTGTCCTACAGGAACCCCTTCCTCAAGAGACTGAGGGGGCTGCAGATGCCCAGGATGATGAGAGATTCTGGCTGTTTTGGGAGGAGGATTGATAGGATTGGCTCCCTGAGTGGGATGGGTTGCAATG GTTCCCGGAGAAATTAG